From Anopheles darlingi chromosome 2, idAnoDarlMG_H_01, whole genome shotgun sequence, the proteins below share one genomic window:
- the LOC125950309 gene encoding uncharacterized protein LOC125950309, protein MEEQVDFVLDKVMEEAGNVGCVLANNQGLCLGTRGVGSEHSAGIIVAILDLASKLDPKCNVPVVSLESNERICLIHKQGVTGAIIKQK, encoded by the exons ATGGAAGAACAAGTGGattttgttctggataaagt CATGGAGGAGGCCGGAAACGTTGGTTGCGTATTGGCAAACAATCAAGGACTTTGTCTTGGCA CGAGAGGAGTCGGATCAGAACATTCCGCTGGGATTATTGTGGCAATTTTGGATTTGGCCTCGAAGCTGGACCCCAAATGTAATGTTCCAGTTGTTTCGTTGGAGTCGAATGAAAG GATCTGTTTAATTCACAAGCAGGGCGTAACGGGTGCAATCATTAAGCAGAAATAA